The following DNA comes from Strix uralensis isolate ZFMK-TIS-50842 chromosome 28, bStrUra1, whole genome shotgun sequence.
ATCGATGGCAGGATGAGTTACCGCCCGTGGCGGATCAGGTGGCCGTATTTCAGGGCTGGGAGACGGGATCCAGGCGTGTAGCTGGGCCATAACGTGCGCATGCAGTGAATTTCCAGAGCGCCCCAATCTCCTGGCTCGGAGATAGACCCTGTCGCTCTGGCAGGACAGGGGATGGAAGATGCAGAAATgctctttttgcttgttttaggCCTTTCCCTCTGGTATCAGCTCTTTCCTGGACTCTCCTTCCCAGTCTGCTCCCCACCAGTGCGGTGGCACATCCCATCGTGCCATCTCCAGCGGCACAGGGTCCCTTTGCCCCCCGTTGTTCCCCCACCACGGTGGGGTTGGGTTTTGCCATTTTTGCATTTGTCTGAGCTGCTTTTTCCCTCCCGGGTTGGCCGGCGAGGGAAGGTTGAGCTCTCCCAGTCCTGCtgatggggctggggagcccGCGTGGATGCCTGGGGCAGCTGCCCTGAGCAAGGAGTCCCCTTGTAGCATCACccaggaagaaaagctgcaggaTTTGGGGTTTTCGGAGCAGCAAAATGGAGAGGTGACCCTAATCGCTCTTCCAGGGTGGGTCTGGGGAAGGACTCAGCACTATGGTGGGTCTCGTAAACCCgctccccctccctggcaggagCCAGGCATCTGCTGGGTTTGCCAGGAGCGAAGCCCAGGCTGGACTCTGCTCCAGCCTGACGTGTGCAGGCACCGTTGATCTGGTgacaggagaaggaagggagagccCTGCCTCGCTCCAGAGCTCGCCGGAGGGGAGCGTTGGCCAAAGCAAACATGCTGGAGGCCTTGGTGGGCTGCTGGCCACTAGCCTGGGAGCCCGGCACTGCTCGTGGCACCCGTGCCCGCACAGAAGGCTGTTAGCCCAAGGGTAAGGTGCTTGGAGCAGGGGGGGGTTACTGGGGGACCCCTCGAGCACCCTGGCCAGCCCCTGGGGCCGAGGGGAGGTTGTCACTGTGAAACCCAGCGCAGGGCTTCAGTGAAGGGGACGGGTCTGTGCGTGCCTGTTGCAGGTATCTGTATTTCTCCCCCTCGGCTGCTTTCTATGGTGAAGGTGGTGGCCCGGGGAgggcagccctggcagggggaTGTAGGGATGGCAGGCAGAGACGCTCGGTAGATGAGGGACAACCCTCTCCCAACACAAGGACACTTCCTAGGTGGCTGTGCAGGATTTGCCTTCCCAAAGGACTTTCCGTCCCCAGGGTAGCGGGGTGACACCGTGCAGGagcgcggggaggcgggggggtggctTTAGGACGTGAGTCCATGTTCAGGGTGTTTTCACAGAGCCCTTCTGCCCTCTCCTTTCAGAGTCGGCCAAGAGAAAGAGATGGAAACCCAAGGGAAAGGCAACCCCGACGGGAAGATGACTGCCATGGCTCACAGCCTGTAAGTACCCCCCCGCCCTGCGCCGGCTCCTCCAGCCTCCTGGTTCAGGTACTTTTCCTCCGGCCACTTTCTCCAGGGGACTTTGCTCTTTGCTCCCCTCTGACACGCACCACTGCGACGCCTCCGTTCCCCCACGGATAAGGCAGAAAATTCACAGCAGGGCTTAGGGCAAAGGCAGGTCTGCGGGGGCTGCGGGAACGCGTGGCCAGGGCTGCCGGAGGGCGTTGGGGTGTCTCCCCCCTGCTGCAAATCTGAGTTTGCCGGGGGGCTGCTGGCGAGGGAGGTGTTGCCTCGGTCTGTCGCAGCCCTTCAGGCCTCTGTAAGGTGAATAACGCTGAGCTCAGCTTTATATTTGGGGATCCGGGTGGGGGGCATCGgcggggcagagctgggaaggcCGGGCAGGGGCGCGGGGAGCACCTGCGAGGGATGGAAACACTCCTGGCGTTAAACCCGTGGGAGTCATAAAGTTTATTGGGGAGGGCACGGCCGGAGCAATGTCCGCTCGTGTCTAATACCCAGAGAGTTTCTTCATTCCTTGCTgggaagggggagatggaggggggaGGATGCTACGGGGTGAAAATAGCTGCTTGTTCCCAGTGGTGGAGGCTCCCCCGTTTGACCCCCAGCGCTCAGCCATCAGGTTTGGAGCTCTTGGCCTGGGAGCGAGGGGGATTACGGAGCCGGGCAGCCCTTTGGGACAAGTTCAAGAGGTTTAAATCGGCGAGAGCCATGGGAGCAGGGAGTAAACGGCCTTTTAATTACAGCCCTGCCAGAGGCAGCGGCGCTGAGGGAGGGGAACTCTCGtcatgctgtgccgtgccgtgccgtgccatgggCAGCTGTGCCGTGCCATGCtatgccatgccgtgccgtgggcagccatgccgtgccgtgctgtgccatgccatgggcagccgtgccgtgccgtgctgtgccgtgccatggGCAGCCGTGCCGTGCCATGGGCAGCCATGCCGTGCCACGGTGTGGGCTGGCTGCGGAGCAGTGGGCTGCAGTGAGGCAGCTGAGTCTTGGGTTTCTCCTCCTACGGCTGCGAGTCACAGCCACCAGCTCCGTAGATGCTCCcgagccccttcccctgccccgtGCCCTCGCCGATGCCTCCCACCGCCGGGTCTCTCCTGCCAGGAAAGGGCCCGGGCGAGGGCAGCAGCCGGGGTGTTTCGACTGCAAGTGACAATTGTGCTTTTGTTTtgcctggcagggaggggggcaggcgGGAATTCGGCTGCCCAGAGAGCTGCCAGGAACTCTTTATGCCACAATTAAGCACCTGCTACAAGAGAGCAAATAAAGCCAAATCATGCGGCTGGCAAACAAGCTTTACGTGTTCCTTCCCCGTGACCCACTCCAAGAAGAAGAAAGCTCAAAGCTGCAGCTCGGCTGCTCGCAGCTCCCGTTGCAGGGGAATAAATAGTTTCGCCGCGAAGCCGAGAGCTCTGCCGCTGGCTCCCGGTGCTGGCGTGGGCACGgaggcagagccaggagctgccTATGCCCGGCTCGAGAGCCAAAgggcttccccctccccaaataagCGACTCCATCTCCTTCTGCTATGGAGAGAGAGATCCCCGTCCTGCGAGTTAGGTGAGGCGGGGGGCGatgctgggtggggggggtgctgggatgggggggCCGTGCCGGGCGGCTGCGAGGCGAAGGTGTGAGGTGAGGCGAGCGCGGAGGTTTTGACGCCGGCTGACGCGGCCGTTGCATCAGTGTCGGCTGCGCCGCGGGCTGCCGGCCGGCCTGATCCGAGCGGAAAGGGAGCGGGAAGGGGGGGGCCGAGCTTAGCGTGGaggagattgggggggggggggggaaggcagccGAAAGCCTTGGGAAAGGATGGCGAGGCATCACATGATGCGGATATACGGGGTCAGAGCAGCGGGGTCAGCGTGCCGGACGCCTTCCCGGCAGCCACGCTGCAAAGATGACTCTGAGTTTTTTTTATgccctgggtgggggggggggcagggctgggattggggggaggggggcagccctgggggggctgcagggtgaggAAGGGGTTGCGAGGAGCGCTGCGGGCTGGGGTTCAACGGCAGGAATGCAGAGTGTGGCCTGTGCTTGGAGAGTAGGGGTGGATGGGGCAGGTCTGCCCCCCCCCTGGGAAAAACAGCCctgcgaggggctgggggtgctctgagggggggggctggggcttgTGAGTAGCCACATGAGGGGTCTCCTTTGGCACAGCTGGGCTGTTGGCCCGGCAGCACCACACAgggctccggggggggggggaaaaggtgCTCAGAGGAGGGGGCAGACAGAGGGTGCACCCCTTCCCGGGGGTCAGGAGTTGGGGGGGACGAGGGAGAGTGGGGAGGTGGGATGCAGGGGGAGGATGAGGGTTGGATGCAGCAGATGatggagggcggcggcggggaggggagttAGGGGAAGGATGGGGGTCCATCCAGGGTAgggctggggggcaggatgggggggcaGGATGGAGACCCCTCCGGGGGGCGGGTTAGAGGCAGAATAGGGGTcccccactgcagggcaggatggggggggcaggatggagaCCCCTCCGGGGGGGGGTGGGTtaggggcagggtggggggtccCATGCGCGGCAGGATGGGGCACCCCGGCCCCGTTACCCgcctgtccccccccctcccctcccggggacccccccccgggtCTCTCTCAGCCAATGGGCGGtgtcgggggggggtgggggggtgtcggGGGCGGGGCCTCGTCGGGGCCGCTTGTTTTTTGTGAATGAAAGGCGGGGCGGCCCCGACTGCAGCGCGCCGCTCCGCGCAGGGCTGCTCCGCGCAGGGCTGCTCCGCGCAGGGCAGCGCAGCGGGGCCGCGGATGCGGAGAGCGGGGTGGCCGAGGTGCCGCTATGGGCCCCCGCGCCCCAGGCCCTGAGCCGCGCAGCGCGGCGCCGAGGCGCGCAGAGCCGAGCCGCGCAACTTGCGCCGTGGCCATGTCCGGAGGGgcgagcccggccccggcccctggGAGCCGCCGCTTCGTCTGTGTTGGTGTAAGTACCGGGGGGACCCCCcgacacaccccacaccccccctcccctcttccccgcCGTGCCCCGCTCCGCCTCCGCGcatcccggcccggccccggctgcCGGCGCGGGGGACAGTGGGGGCCCCTCCTTCACCGCCTTGCaatgccccccacccccggcctgGGTGCCCCGAGCACCCCGAACCCCCTCGCAGTGCTTCCCACCCCCGGCCTGGGTGCTCCGAGCACCCCGAACCCCCTtgaacaccccccacccccggcctGGGTGCTGCGAGCACCCCTGGCCCCCTTGCAATGCCCCCCACCTCTGGCCCGGCTCCTCCCCAGCCTCCTTGCGATGCCCTGCACCCCAGATCTGGGTGCtctgagcacccccagcccctttGCAAAGCCCCTCAGCCGCTCCCAGTGCTCCCTGGCCCCCTTGCGATGCCCCCCGTCCCCAATCTGGGTGCTCTGAGCACCCCTGACCCCCCTGCaatgccccccacccccggcctaGGTGCTCCCCAGCCTCCTTGTGATGCCCCACACCTTCGATCATGGGTGCTCTGAGCACCCCGAACCTCATTGCAAAGCCCCTCACCCAGTCCCACTGCTCACCAGCCCCCTTGCAATGCCCTGCACCCCCAATCCGGGTGCTCCGAGCACCCCAAACCCCTTTGCAAAAgcccctcaccccctcccagtgctccctggCCCCCTTGCAATGTCCTGCATCCCCGATCTGGATGCTCCgggcacccccccagcccccttgcAATGCCCCACACCCCCGATTTGGGTGCTCCGAGCACCCCTAACCCTACTGCAATGCCCCCCACGCTCTCCCGGTGCCCCCCGGTGCCGTGGCCGGGCCCGGCCGTTGCTGCAGCCCCGCTCGGGGCCCCGCTCCCGCATCGCCTCCCCGCCGCGGCCTGCACAGCCCCGGCTGCCTCCGCGGGGGCCCCCCGAGCCCCATCTCGCCCCCACCCCACAACTGACAGGAGGGTCACGGGAGGTGCCATGTTATTTTTGGGCGTCGCTGCTGTTTCGGGGAGGTTTCCCCCCGGTTTGGGGGTTCTCCTCCCCTCGAGAGGTGCGGGATGGAGGATTTTTAGCCTGGGAGTTGCTAGGCGACAGCTCCTGGGGTGATGGTGCAGTTGCCTTGGCAACCGCAGGCTGGGCAGCCTGGAAGGAGCAATTTTGGGGTTCTCCTTGAGTGAGGGGGGTGGAGTGTGTGTTAACTGGGTGCCTGTGGTTTGggtggggggctgcagcgggcagggagagcggggctgggggagcagctggctggagcagccctgctccccagggaAGGGCTTTTACTGGGGGGGGAGCTCCAATGTCTGGGCATCTCGGGTTATTTCTTGCTCTCCGACGGGTTTCGGAGCTGTCCCCGGGAGAGAGACGGTGGTGGGGAAGGTGGGAAGGGGGGGCTGCGGAGGGGGTGACAAGGTGCTGCCGAAATTGTCCCTGCAAAGAGGCTCAGCCCCTTCCTGGGGCGATATCTTGTGGGTGGGGGGCTGCAAGCCACCCCCGCAGGGCCACCGGAGTTCCCCGCCGTGATCCTGCTTTATTCAGAGCCCTCATTTTGTGCCCGCTGCTGtccccctcttcctctcctcGCCCACAGGCGCTGATCCCATTAGGATTTAGCCCTTAATTCCCTCGGGGCGCTGGACTTTCCAAGCAGGCTCCCAAGTCCCCGGCGCTGGGCTGGGTGCGGGCTGAGCTCCCCGCGCGGGGCGAGCATCCGAACTGCCACCCGCAGTTGTCCTCTCCACGTGCCTTCCCCCTTCTTCCACTGTCTGAATGAGCTCAGCCGACTCGGGCGCACGCCTGGCCCTAAAAATAACCGCAGCGAAGCTCCCCCAGCACGAACAACCTCCCCGGAGATCACCCGGCCTTGCCGAGCAAAGCTGATCCCTGGGAGGAGCAGGGCACCGGGGACGGCGACGGATGCGGGAGGTGAAAATGAATTTCTAGGGCCTAACGGGGAAGGAGACAACCTGCCCTGACTCCTTTTTGCCGTGCAAATCCCAAGGAGGTTGATATTTCTGGTTTTTGAGGCCCCGCATCCCAAAGGATGGAGGGGACGTGGCACGCGGCGTCAACTCCTCGGAGAAGTTTTGCCTTGGGACCAGCCGATGTCGAAGCGCTGGCACCTAAAGCCACCTGGACTCGTGCCACCCGCCTTTACCTCCGCTTGCCCAAAAGGCTTGTGGCTCAATCCTGCACGGTGCTGAGCCCTCTCACGTGCCGTCTCCTCCGGGCTGGCATAGCCAGGTGTGCTCAGCGAGCTTGCGCACGGGAGGGAGGTGCTAACATTGGAAAGTCCTTGCCAGGCTGCTAGTTTAGGGAGCTGCGTCCGTGGTCCCCGCGTGCAGGGCTCGGTTGCCATCGTTACCGGGTATTTTAGCTCCCTGCCTTTGCGCTGGTGGTTTATTATAGCAGCTCGGGAGGCCGGTGCCAGGAGGGAGTGACAAGGGGGAAGAGATCTGTGGCTTTGGGAAGTTCAGAGCAATTGGGAtgtggggttggttttttgttgggttttttttttgtccttctccccttccctcaaTCTCCTCCCCGCTCTTCCCCTCTGGAAATCCCGTAAATCCCAGGCTTGATGCTGCGATGAGTTAATTTTGGCTGATTTAGGCTCTGGGGCTCTGGGTGGGTGAAGGGTGACACGCCTGCCCGCAGGATACGGGCGCTTcgcagcacccacagcaccaaCCTCCCTCTGGtcctgggaggtgctgggagccTTCCCAGACCCGATGGCTGGAAATACAACGAGTTTCTTCTTCACTGCTCTTAGCTGGGAGCAAATATCCCCTCTgggaaatggggtgggggaaaaGGGGGCAGGCGGGTGTCGAGGGACAGACCTGGTGCTCCCCCGAGGCGGGTGGCTGGAGGGACTGGCAGTGCCCGGGTGTATGCTCGGGCGGGCGGATCTGGAAGCTTCGCTTGGAAACgctggagagggagaaaggggaaaggaggagggaaaaaaaaaaaaaaaaaaaagcctcatctCACATGAACAAGCATGAGCCAGGGCCGGAGAGAGagacagggagggaggagggtcGAATCTAAGGCAGGGCATGTGTCTGACGTGCGGCAGAGCAACGCACGCTGCCACGAGAACATTAAATTTTAAAGGGGACTGGCGGGGAGCGCGAGCCGGGGAGGGGTGGGCAGCTGCCTTCGCTTGCTGCCTTCGCTGGGGGCTGCGGAGCTTCCCCCGTGCTGCGAGCGTGAGGATCAGCAGCATCTTGCTGCTTCTCCCCCCTCAGCATCCCGTCCTGTCTGGAGACAGCCCCCCCCCGCTTGTCCCGGCGACTGAacccccccgcttcccccccgcAGGTCCCAATTAATGGATTCTGACATGGATTATGAGAGGCCAAACGTAGAAACTATCAAGTGCGTCGTGGTCGGGGACAACGCGGTGGGCAAGACCCGACTCATCTGTGCCCGCGCTTGCAACGCCACGCTGACCCAGTACCAGCTCCTCGCCACCCACGTGCCCACGGTGTGGGCCATCGACCAGTACCGCGTCTGCCAGGAGGTGAGGGCTGttggggagtggggtggggaTGCCGGGAGGGCTCGGCTCACCGATCCCCCACGGGAAGCCCGAGGAGATGGAGTTTTATCCTCCCAGTGGGGGAATTGTGAGTTACTCCTCCGTATCCTGTGCCTTGGGTGGACAATCCCGCTCTTGCAGGGCTCGAGGAGTCAGGAGCTGGATGGTGGTTCTGTTCCCGCAGGTGCTGGAGCGCTCCCGGGATGTGGTAGATGATGTTAGTGTGTCCTTGCGGCTCTGGGACACCTTTGGTGACCACCACAAAGACAGGCGCTTCGCCTATGGCAGGTAGGGGAGAGGCAGAGCCTCGTTGCTACCCTGGGCAACGCCAAAACACGGTGGGGTTGGCTCCATCACCAAGCTGGACCTTGACCTTCCTCTCCTCACAGGTCCGACGTGGTGGTTTTGTGCTTCTCCATCGCCAACCCCAATTCCCTCCACCATGTGAAGACCATGTGGTACCCAGAGATCAAACACTTCTGTCCCCGCGCGCCCGTCATCCTGGTGGGCTGCCAGCTCGACCTGCGCTATGCCGACCTGGAGGCCGTCAATCGGGCCCGGCGACCCTTGGCCAGGTGGGACTCTTGTGCCCCGGAGTTGTCCGCGCCTGCCCGATGCTTTCTCCTTATCATGCATCTGGAGAGGTCTCTTCGTTATCTCCTCTCTTTTTCAGGCCGATCAAACCTAACGAGATCCTTCCCccagagaaggggagggaggtggcCAAGGAGCTGGGGATCCCCTATTACGAGACAAGCGTGGTGGCCCAGTTTGGCATCAAGGACGTCTTCGACAATGCCATCCGTGCCGCCCTCATCTCCCGCCGGCACCTGCAGTTCTGGAAGTCCCACCTCCGCAACGTGCAACGGCCTCTTCTCCAagcccccttcctcccccccaggccccctcCGCCCATCATCATCGTCCCGGACCCCCCTTCCAACAACGAGGAGCGCCCAGCCCACCTCTTGGAGGACCCCCTGTGCGCGGACGTCATCCTGGTGCTGCAAGAGAAGATCAAAATCTACGCACACAAGATCtacctctccacctcctcctccaaaTTTTACGACCTGTTCCTCATGGACCTGAGCGAGGAGGACCAGCAGAGCACCGCGGGGCACGGCTTCGGGGTGGCCGTCACTGCGGCCGCCGAGCGGATGCTGCACCAAGAGGAGAGGCACCATGGGCGGGATTTCCTCCTCCGAGCTGCTAGCTTTGATATCTGTGAGAGCACCGAGGAGGCCGGATCTGGCCAGCGAAAACCGTGCCTTAGAGCCTCCACCAGTGATGGGATCCTGCGGGGCAACCGCTACGAGAACGGGGAGCGTGGGCTGCGGCGGGGAAGGGACCTCTCCTCTTGGAGCCGGGCTTTCACCAGCATCCAGGAGGAGATGGCAGAAGACCCGTTGACCTACAAGTCCAAGCTCATGGTGGTGGTGAAGATGGATGCTTCCATCCAGCCAGGTCCTTTCCGGGCCGTGCTGAAGTACCTGTACACAGGGGAGCTGGATGAGAACGAGCGGGACCTCATGCACATTGCTCACATCGctgagctgctggaggtgttCGACCTCCGGATGATGGTGGCCAACATCCTCAACAACGAGGCGTTCATGAACCAGGAGATCACCAAAGCCTTCCACGTCCGGAGGACCAACCGGGTGAAGGAATGCCTGGCCAAGGGGACTTTCTCGGGTACGACTCCAGGCCGAGGGACCCCCTCTCCCTTCTTGGGGGGGCTCTGCTGGATGGATGGGGGGCTTGGAGCTCCTGGCTTTGCCCCATGCGTGAGCAGGTCCTCACTCGCCTTCCCTGGGCTTTTTGGTCACACTTTGCATTTCTGGgatttttatggggtttttttcaccagAAAGTGTGACTGTAGTGGCCCTTCCTCAGGGTTTCCTGCTCCCCAGCCGCCTGACAGCTCTGTTTATTTACGGGAGAGCAGCAAAGGCGACTTCCTTCCCTCCCAGGCCCAGATTTTCGCAGGGTCATCTGATTTACGAGGAGCAACGTGCCCTTGGTAGGACTTCCCCAGCTTTCCACCGAGCACCACGTGCTGCCGGCTTGTGCCGCAATGCTGCGGGGTGACGTCCCGGGGGGGTGTGAATGTCCCAGCCTGCCTCTGGCTGAATTTGTTTCATGATGAAAGACCTTGATGTGGTCAAGCTGGAACTGTCAGGGGACAGATGTGAGCTGGCCCATGGCACACCTCAGGAAGAGCCCTGGTCCAGGGTGAGGAGCAGGGTAGGGCGGCAGGAGATCCCTGACATCCTGCCCAGCTCTCCCAAGGACTCCAGCTTGGGTGAGACATTTGGTTCCGGGggtttttccctttgctttcaaaTGTGTCGTGGTATCTTGGGAAAATCCCTTGGAAGAGCCAAACCCCCACCAGGGCCCTTCCCTGAGCTCCTCTGAGCTGGCGGAggatgctgggaagaaaaaaaaaaaaagattttttaggACAAATAATAGGATGTGCCAGGCTCTGTCCCCTTCTCTCTGTCCCTGGTGCGAGACATTTTGTGGCTGAGCCCTGGGTGATGGGACAGCCCCAGTAGCATCCCTCTGCTTGTCCCCAGATGTCACCTTCGTGCTGGATGACGGTGCTATCAGTGCCCACAAGCCCCTGCTCATCTCCAGCTGCGACTGGATGGCCGCGATGTTTGGCGGCCCCTTTGTGGAGAGCTCCACCAACGAGGTGAGGAGGGGCCCCAGGGCTTGTCCCGGGAGGGTGGGAGGGCTGGGGATGGCCGTGGGGTGACAGCCGGTGCGTGTCTCGCAGGTGGCACTTCCTTACACCAGCAAGAGCTGCATGCGGGCGGTGCTGGAGTACCTCTACACCGGGCAGTTCAGCTCCAGCCCCGACCTCGATGACATGAAGCTCATCATCCTCGCCAACCGCCTCTGCCTGCCGCACCTGGTGGCTCTCACTGGTGAGTCGAGGCGGCTGCAGCGGGACGGTGTCCCCCGCTGTCCTCAGGGCTTGGTGGCAGCACGGTGTCCCCACTGTCACCCCATCCCAACCCCGTGTGTCCCCCACAGAGCAGTACACCGTCACCGGCCTGATGGAGGCGGCGCAGATGATGGTGGACATCGATGGGGACGTGCTCGTGTTCCTGGAGCTGGCTCAGGTAGGACGTGGTGGGACAGGACccggtgctggcagggctggggatgcaCGAGGTGCTCTCCTGGCAGAGAGGACAGCCAGGTCTGGTCTGGGATGTCCGTGGAGGAATAGGACGagtccctcctgcttcccccctgGCTCTGACGTTGGGCTCCATCTCTTCCAGTTCCACTGCGCCTACCAGCTCGCCGACTGGTGCCTCCACCACATCTGCACCAACTACAACAACGTCTGCCGCAAGTTCCCCCGGGACATGAAGGCCATGTCGGGAGgtgagcaggggctggggcaggatgatgtggcggggggggggggcctggtgGTCCCAGCACTGCCCTCACCTCCCCCGTCTCCCTGCAGAGAACCAGGAGTACTTCGAGAAGCACCGCTGGCCACCGGTGTGGTACCTGAAGGAGGAGGATCACTACCAGCGGGCAAAGAAGGAGCGGGAGAAGGAAGACTACCTCCACCTCAAACGGCAGCCCAAGAGGCGATGGCTCTTCTGGAacgcctcctcctccccttcttcctctccttcatcGTCGGCAGccacagcctcctcttcttcctcttcctcctcctcctcggctgtGGTTTGAAAGCCCATCCTTGCCCTGGCTCCAGCATCCCTGGGAGGagactgggaggaggaggaggacgaggaggaggaggaagggtgggaTGACCTGCCCCAGCACCAGGCGTGGAGCGGATGCCACCGGCCGGAGCCCCGGAGGAGCCGGTGGCAGCGGGGGCCCGTCCCtgcggaggggctgggggccgggCGCCAGCCCCCGGCGCTCctggagccctgctctccccGCGCCGCGGCTGCCCGCACgctgcagggctggcagagacCGAGCAGCAGGAGAAACTCATGTTTACAGGAGCACGAGGGCTgtgttgtggttttattttgggttttgttttggggtttttttgaacatCGGCAGcatgaggaagaagaagaagaagaaacccATCCCGCTGCCACTTTAATTTGTAACCACAAGCTGTGGGATAGGGTTGGTTTGGCTGATGGCATCTTGCCACCCTGGGCAGCCGGAGCCGCTGTGGGGGTCCTGCCACCCCCTTTGACTTGCAGCAGGGTCAGGCACAG
Coding sequences within:
- the RHOBTB2 gene encoding rho-related BTB domain-containing protein 2 isoform X4: MDSDMDYERPNVETIKCVVVGDNAVGKTRLICARACNATLTQYQLLATHVPTVWAIDQYRVCQEVLERSRDVVDDVSVSLRLWDTFGDHHKDRRFAYGRSDVVVLCFSIANPNSLHHVKTMWYPEIKHFCPRAPVILVGCQLDLRYADLEAVNRARRPLARPIKPNEILPPEKGREVAKELGIPYYETSVVAQFGIKDVFDNAIRAALISRRHLQFWKSHLRNVQRPLLQAPFLPPRPPPPIIIVPDPPSNNEERPAHLLEDPLCADVILVLQEKIKIYAHKIYLSTSSSKFYDLFLMDLSEEDQQSTAGHGFGVAVTAAAERMLHQEERHHGRDFLLRAASFDICESTEEAGSGQRKPCLRASTSDGILRGNRYENGERGLRRGRDLSSWSRAFTSIQEEMAEDPLTYKSKLMVVVKMDASIQPGPFRAVLKYLYTGELDENERDLMHIAHIAELLEVFDLRMMVANILNNEAFMNQEITKAFHVRRTNRVKECLAKGTFSDVTFVLDDGAISAHKPLLISSCDWMAAMFGGPFVESSTNEVALPYTSKSCMRAVLEYLYTGQFSSSPDLDDMKLIILANRLCLPHLVALTEQYTVTGLMEAAQMMVDIDGDVLVFLELAQFHCAYQLADWCLHHICTNYNNVCRKFPRDMKAMSGENQEYFEKHRWPPVWYLKEEDHYQRAKKEREKEDYLHLKRQPKRRWLFWNASSSPSSSPSSSAATASSSSSSSSSSAVV
- the RHOBTB2 gene encoding rho-related BTB domain-containing protein 2 isoform X2, with amino-acid sequence METQGKGNPDGKMTAMAHSLSQLMDSDMDYERPNVETIKCVVVGDNAVGKTRLICARACNATLTQYQLLATHVPTVWAIDQYRVCQEVLERSRDVVDDVSVSLRLWDTFGDHHKDRRFAYGRSDVVVLCFSIANPNSLHHVKTMWYPEIKHFCPRAPVILVGCQLDLRYADLEAVNRARRPLARPIKPNEILPPEKGREVAKELGIPYYETSVVAQFGIKDVFDNAIRAALISRRHLQFWKSHLRNVQRPLLQAPFLPPRPPPPIIIVPDPPSNNEERPAHLLEDPLCADVILVLQEKIKIYAHKIYLSTSSSKFYDLFLMDLSEEDQQSTAGHGFGVAVTAAAERMLHQEERHHGRDFLLRAASFDICESTEEAGSGQRKPCLRASTSDGILRGNRYENGERGLRRGRDLSSWSRAFTSIQEEMAEDPLTYKSKLMVVVKMDASIQPGPFRAVLKYLYTGELDENERDLMHIAHIAELLEVFDLRMMVANILNNEAFMNQEITKAFHVRRTNRVKECLAKGTFSDVTFVLDDGAISAHKPLLISSCDWMAAMFGGPFVESSTNEVALPYTSKSCMRAVLEYLYTGQFSSSPDLDDMKLIILANRLCLPHLVALTEQYTVTGLMEAAQMMVDIDGDVLVFLELAQFHCAYQLADWCLHHICTNYNNVCRKFPRDMKAMSGENQEYFEKHRWPPVWYLKEEDHYQRAKKEREKEDYLHLKRQPKRRWLFWNASSSPSSSPSSSAATASSSSSSSSSSAVV
- the RHOBTB2 gene encoding rho-related BTB domain-containing protein 2 isoform X3 encodes the protein MEREIPVLRVRSQLMDSDMDYERPNVETIKCVVVGDNAVGKTRLICARACNATLTQYQLLATHVPTVWAIDQYRVCQEVLERSRDVVDDVSVSLRLWDTFGDHHKDRRFAYGRSDVVVLCFSIANPNSLHHVKTMWYPEIKHFCPRAPVILVGCQLDLRYADLEAVNRARRPLARPIKPNEILPPEKGREVAKELGIPYYETSVVAQFGIKDVFDNAIRAALISRRHLQFWKSHLRNVQRPLLQAPFLPPRPPPPIIIVPDPPSNNEERPAHLLEDPLCADVILVLQEKIKIYAHKIYLSTSSSKFYDLFLMDLSEEDQQSTAGHGFGVAVTAAAERMLHQEERHHGRDFLLRAASFDICESTEEAGSGQRKPCLRASTSDGILRGNRYENGERGLRRGRDLSSWSRAFTSIQEEMAEDPLTYKSKLMVVVKMDASIQPGPFRAVLKYLYTGELDENERDLMHIAHIAELLEVFDLRMMVANILNNEAFMNQEITKAFHVRRTNRVKECLAKGTFSDVTFVLDDGAISAHKPLLISSCDWMAAMFGGPFVESSTNEVALPYTSKSCMRAVLEYLYTGQFSSSPDLDDMKLIILANRLCLPHLVALTEQYTVTGLMEAAQMMVDIDGDVLVFLELAQFHCAYQLADWCLHHICTNYNNVCRKFPRDMKAMSGENQEYFEKHRWPPVWYLKEEDHYQRAKKEREKEDYLHLKRQPKRRWLFWNASSSPSSSPSSSAATASSSSSSSSSSAVV
- the RHOBTB2 gene encoding rho-related BTB domain-containing protein 2 isoform X1, whose product is MEGTWHAASTPRRSFALGPADVEALAPKATWTRATRLYLRLPKRLVAQSCTVLSPLTCRLLRAGIARSQLMDSDMDYERPNVETIKCVVVGDNAVGKTRLICARACNATLTQYQLLATHVPTVWAIDQYRVCQEVLERSRDVVDDVSVSLRLWDTFGDHHKDRRFAYGRSDVVVLCFSIANPNSLHHVKTMWYPEIKHFCPRAPVILVGCQLDLRYADLEAVNRARRPLARPIKPNEILPPEKGREVAKELGIPYYETSVVAQFGIKDVFDNAIRAALISRRHLQFWKSHLRNVQRPLLQAPFLPPRPPPPIIIVPDPPSNNEERPAHLLEDPLCADVILVLQEKIKIYAHKIYLSTSSSKFYDLFLMDLSEEDQQSTAGHGFGVAVTAAAERMLHQEERHHGRDFLLRAASFDICESTEEAGSGQRKPCLRASTSDGILRGNRYENGERGLRRGRDLSSWSRAFTSIQEEMAEDPLTYKSKLMVVVKMDASIQPGPFRAVLKYLYTGELDENERDLMHIAHIAELLEVFDLRMMVANILNNEAFMNQEITKAFHVRRTNRVKECLAKGTFSDVTFVLDDGAISAHKPLLISSCDWMAAMFGGPFVESSTNEVALPYTSKSCMRAVLEYLYTGQFSSSPDLDDMKLIILANRLCLPHLVALTEQYTVTGLMEAAQMMVDIDGDVLVFLELAQFHCAYQLADWCLHHICTNYNNVCRKFPRDMKAMSGENQEYFEKHRWPPVWYLKEEDHYQRAKKEREKEDYLHLKRQPKRRWLFWNASSSPSSSPSSSAATASSSSSSSSSSAVV